GATTCCCACAAGGCGCACGTCCCGTTCGACCAGCCACTTGGCGAGTTTGGTGGAGAGCCATGGGTGAGGATCGTAGTTGTCGTTACCGTACTTGTGACACCAGCCGGTGTAGATTAACACGATGTCATCTGGTTTCACGTCGCCCGGCGCCGACTGGAACTCCTCAAGCGAGATCTTCGTGGGCTCGTCGCGAGAAACGTCAACGACGACTCCGCTTCCGGCGAAGAATCCGACTTCGAAGTCGTCAATCGTCCTGCCGCCTTCCACGAGGTGTCGTGGTGCGTCGATGTGGGTTCCCACATGAGTGACAGCGGTGTATTGCGTTACGTTGATTCCGTCGTCGGCGACGCAGGTTAGTGTCTCGAAGGACGGCTTCGGGTGGACGCTCGCGTGTGGCATCCCGTCATACAGGTCCTGAGAGAGGTCGATCCAGTGTGTCATAGCGTACCGGCCGCCCTTCTCGTAGATAAACGTTGGCGTCCCAAACGGCGGTCGCGGCGGCTGTGTGACGTTCGACTGCAGACGGCGGTGGTCGCAGGATTGTCGACCGCGGGACGCGACAGACGGAACTTAGTCCTCCGGATCCACTCGTCGCGCGACGAACTCATAGAGGGAGCCATATCTGCGTCATCTCCGAACTTCTTCTTCGCGTAGCCGCCGAGGTTGCGGACCGTGTCTCTGAGCAGTACCGGCGCGTCATTGTTATCAGCGAGACGACTGAACAACCGCATGTCCTTGTGAATCAACGCGAGCGTGAACCCTAGTTCGGACCGGCCCGGAATAATGTACGCGAGGAACTTACCCTCGGTCACGGCATTTTGACCGGTGTTCTCGTTGAAAATCTCCACCATCGTCTTTGGATCTATTTCGGTCCGTTCGCCCTCAATCACCTAGCGGACCGGCTCAGGTCCCAGCAGCGAGAGGAAGACCACCTCGCTCCGTTGAGCCCCAAAACGGCGTCCTCGGCGACGTCGACGTCCGCGACGCTCTCTCGTCTCCGCATCGACCTCAAACGCTGTCAACTCGCGTACGTCGTTGAGGAGGTGGCGAGTCATGCTGCCGCCCATGTTCCCGAGTCCGATGAATCTACCCGCAACCATATCTGTTAACGTTTATCCCGATCAATGATTGTTCTGATCCCCAGAGCGGTCGTCCGACAGGCGTGATCGCGATGAACAGGTAGGTCGGTTAGCCCATTGGATATCCCGAACTGTTTAATCGGCGAAATCTTCGTCTGTCAAGTCGACGGCAAACACAGCTGATATTTTTTCAGCGGACACACGAGGAGGTGGTTTCACGGTTCAAAAGATGTATGAGGGACGTTCTCGCGGTACGAAGAGTGATACCCTTCAGGATCTACTTACGAGTATGAAAATCGCGTTCGTCGTGTACGAGGGTATGACAGTGCTGGACTTCGTCGGCATCTTTGATCCCGTAACGCGACTCAAAACGATGAGGTTCCGCGACGACGTAGAGTGGGACATCTGTGCGACTGAACCGGAAGTGACTGGTACAGGCGGACTTGCCGTCACAGCAACGGCGATGGACGAGAATTTGAAGGGGTATGATATGATTGTTGTTCCGGGCGGCATGAACGTCAACCCGCTGATCGAAGACGAGACCTTCGTGGAGTGGTTAAAGACGGCCGCCGACTGCGAGTATAAAGTCTCGGTATGTACGGGAGCACTCCTGCTTGGAGCAGCAGGATTTCTCTCAGGACGACGCGCGACGACGCACCCGATGGCTTTTGACGAACTGCCCGAATACGCCACTCTCGTTGAGGATCGAATCGTCCGTGACGGCGACGTGATCACGGCCAGGGGTGTCACCGCCTCAATCGACCTTGGACTGTATCTCTGTGAATTGCTCGCCTCACCGGCGATCAGAGACGAGATCAAAGATCAAATGGACTACCCCTACGGCGAGGAACTCTTCGTTTGATGTCCTCGATCGTCCATCAATAGTAACAATTAGTTGACGTTGTGTCGGAAAACTATCATGTGGCAGTCCTTGGGGAACAGTAGAGTCAGTCCATTATCGGCTCTATGCTGTGATCGATATCGACTCACAGCTGCTATTGGGTATCGGACTGTTCAGCTGCCGGGTACTGATTCTGCTGCAGCCTTTTCTATTGACTGTCCCGGAAATTGATCCCTCCGAAACGATATGTCTTGTTGATAGCTACAGTCATCTGACTGCCTTCTCTCGATTAGGTTGACGTCGATTCAACTATCGTAACTGAAAAATATAAGAGCAATTTTATATTTTGAAGACGCGTATCGATCGCTTTCACTTGACGTGGGTCGGCAGTCGGCCTAACATCCGACGATAGGTACAAATCTTTATTCAGCAGTGTAATTTTCACCGACTACAACAAACACTCAACTTCCGTACATTAGTCAAACGGGGGCTAACACTAGACCGTGCGTGGCTACAGCATCTCTCCCTGCAGATTTAAATACAAGGACGAGAATCATTCCTCATGTTACCTGACCACATGGGGTGCGGCCGGTGTAGTAACTGGATAGAAGGTGGTGCATATGTCGTCAATTGATATGCAAGCGTTTCCGATCATCCCTCAAACGACGATTGGGAAGGTGTTCCTAGGAATCATCCTGTTCGCGTGGTTCGCTACAGCTCTCTCAGTGTTCGGGCTTGTGTTCAACGAACCCGAGTTGATCGGGCCGCTCCCCCAGTCGGCGTTCTGGCACTACCTTTGGTACGGAGTCATGCACCTCGTGCTGATCGGGACATACATCTTCCTATTCAAGCCGTGGGCCGATACGGTCGACAACACGGTGATTGAACCGGTGCAGGAGCGGGAGTCCGACGAGGCGGAGGTGATCGTCGGTGAGTGACCTCTTCCTCCTGCAGAGCGGTATTCTGACGCTCCAGAACGTCATCCTGGTGCTCGGTCTCTACATGGCGGTTGTGCTCATAATAGCCTACTACGCCAACAAACAGCTAAGCGTTGAACCGTCGGACTACTACCTCGGCGGTGGCCTCGGTACCATCGTCCTGACCGGGACGGTGCTCGCGACGTGGTACAGCACGTTCGCATTTTTGGGCGGCCCTGGCACGTACTACTCCAGTGGGACATCGTGGCTGTACTTTGCGTTCTTCAATATCTCGGGGGCGTTCTTGATCTGGGTGATCGGTACCCGGTTCTGGCTCCTCGGGCAGCGGTTCGGCCATATCACTCCCTCGGACTTGGTGGCGGACTTCTACGAGGGCGACGACGTCATCCGAATCCTCGTCGCGCTGATCGGGATCCTCGCACTCGTCCCCTACGCTGTCATCCAGCTCACGGGCGCCGCCCAAGCTCTCATCGGCGCCCTTGGCGTCCCCGAATACTTCACGTGGGGGGTCTTTACCCTCATGGGGATGGTCGCCCTGTATCTCTACGTCGGCGGACTACGAGCCGTCGCGTGGATTGACACTCTCCAGGGTGCGATCTTCATGAGCATGCTCGTCATCACCGCCGCCGCCGTCGCCTACTGGGCCGGTGGCATCCAGGCAGGCTTCTCACTTGCCCTTGAGAACAACCCCGATCTGTGGGTGTTCACCGAAAATGAGTCGCCAGGCGACTGGTACACCGGCGCGCTCATCTGGATGTTCGCGTGGGTGTTCGTCCCGCACATGTGGCAGCGGATGCTAATGGCCGACAACCCGAAGGTCATCGCGAAGACCGCGGTTCTGTCCGGGACGGCGGCGCTGTGGATCATCACTTTCTCGGCGCTCATCATCGGCGGGGTCAGTTCGGGGCTGATCCAGGAACTCCCGGCGGGGATCGCCGCCGACGGTCTAATGACGTACGTGTACACGCAGTTCGCGCCGGTCGGCGCGCTCATTATCGTTGTCGCCGCCTTCGCCGCGGGAATGTCGACGATCAGCAGCCAGATCCTGACGACGAGTTCGCTGTTCGTCCGCGACATCGTCAAGCGGCCGTTCCGACCTGACATGGAGTCCAAGCGCGAGGGGCAGATCGGTCGGTACTTCACTGTCATCTTCTCGCTTGTCGTACTGGCGTTCGCGCTGAGTCCGGCAGCCGAGCAGGCGATTATCCCACTCGCAACCGACGGCGTCGCGTTGGTACTGCTCTACATCCCCTGCGTGATCGGCCTCTTCTGTTGGGAGGGTGCCTCCACGGCGGGGACGAAGTGGTCGCTACTTGTCGGACTCGTCTTCATGCAGCTCGCGATCTGGACGCCACTTGGCGGCATGTTCCCGTTCTTTGGTCCGGCCGTATACGGCCTGGCGCTGACCGCGGTCGTCTACTACATCGTCTCAAAAGTCTCCAATCCCGTGCCTATGGAGCATCAGGAGGAGTACCGCGAGGTGCTCGTCAAGGGTATGCGTATCCACCGCCCGGATGACTCCGGCGCCACACCCGCTGACGACTGACGGCGTCGCCTCCGGACCGTTCTCTCCGTATTTTTCCGCGCAATCAAAAGCCGCGCGTTCCTCGCCCGACGTGACGCGGCGGTCCTCCCTGGTAGCGAGTTGACTCGCTCGGCCGCTGTCACGAGTTGACCACGAGCGGGTCCTCGAGTCCCGCGAGCGCCCCTCAGCGGCCGCCGCGCACGGCCGACCACGCCGGGTACGACGCCGCCCCGCCGAGTTCTGCCTCGATCTCCAACAGGCGGTTGTACTGCTCAACCCGCTCGCTCCGCGTCACACCCGTCTTGATCTGCCCAGCGCCGAGGCCGACCGTCAGCTCGGCGAGCCAGCTGTCGGGCGTCTGTCCGGACCGCTCTGAGACCTGCACGCCGTAGCCGGCGTCGACGGCTGCGGCCATCGCGTCCATGGCTTCTGACACCGTCCCGACCTGGTTGACCTTCAGGAGGAGCGCGTTCGCCGCGCCGAGATCGACCGCGCGCGCAACGCGGGCGGGGTCCGTCGCGAACAGGTCATCGCCAACGATCTGGACATCAAGTCGATCAGCGAGCCGTGCGAATCCAGAGAGGTCCTCCTCGTAGAGCGGATCTTCTATCGACACGATCGGGAACGTCTCCGCGAGTTCCCCGTAGACATCGAACAGTTCATCCCAGGTCAAGTCCTCGCCGCCGTACTGGTAGGTCTCGGACTCGAGGTCGTAGAGGTGTGTCGCCG
The genomic region above belongs to Halalkalicoccus sp. NIPERK01 and contains:
- a CDS encoding cyclase family protein — its product is MTHWIDLSQDLYDGMPHASVHPKPSFETLTCVADDGINVTQYTAVTHVGTHIDAPRHLVEGGRTIDDFEVGFFAGSGVVVDVSRDEPTKISLEEFQSAPGDVKPDDIVLIYTGWCHKYGNDNYDPHPWLSTKLAKWLVERDVRLVGIDTITPDLPGLFREEEWNKYPVHRTLLGNGVLIAEHLGGLDAVAGERLAIRAFPLKIRGGDGAQTRIVARR
- a CDS encoding NAD-binding protein encodes the protein MIEGERTEIDPKTMVEIFNENTGQNAVTEGKFLAYIIPGRSELGFTLALIHKDMRLFSRLADNNDAPVLLRDTVRNLGGYAKKKFGDDADMAPSMSSSRDEWIRRTKFRLSRPAVDNPATTAVCSRTSHSRRDRRLGRQRLSTRRAAGTL
- a CDS encoding NAD(P)-binding domain-containing protein, whose translation is MVAGRFIGLGNMGGSMTRHLLNDVRELTAFEVDAETRERRGRRRRRGRRFGAQRSEVVFLSLLGPEPVR
- a CDS encoding DJ-1/PfpI family protein — its product is MKIAFVVYEGMTVLDFVGIFDPVTRLKTMRFRDDVEWDICATEPEVTGTGGLAVTATAMDENLKGYDMIVVPGGMNVNPLIEDETFVEWLKTAADCEYKVSVCTGALLLGAAGFLSGRRATTHPMAFDELPEYATLVEDRIVRDGDVITARGVTASIDLGLYLCELLASPAIRDEIKDQMDYPYGEELFV
- a CDS encoding sodium:solute symporter family protein, producing MSDLFLLQSGILTLQNVILVLGLYMAVVLIIAYYANKQLSVEPSDYYLGGGLGTIVLTGTVLATWYSTFAFLGGPGTYYSSGTSWLYFAFFNISGAFLIWVIGTRFWLLGQRFGHITPSDLVADFYEGDDVIRILVALIGILALVPYAVIQLTGAAQALIGALGVPEYFTWGVFTLMGMVALYLYVGGLRAVAWIDTLQGAIFMSMLVITAAAVAYWAGGIQAGFSLALENNPDLWVFTENESPGDWYTGALIWMFAWVFVPHMWQRMLMADNPKVIAKTAVLSGTAALWIITFSALIIGGVSSGLIQELPAGIAADGLMTYVYTQFAPVGALIIVVAAFAAGMSTISSQILTTSSLFVRDIVKRPFRPDMESKREGQIGRYFTVIFSLVVLAFALSPAAEQAIIPLATDGVALVLLYIPCVIGLFCWEGASTAGTKWSLLVGLVFMQLAIWTPLGGMFPFFGPAVYGLALTAVVYYIVSKVSNPVPMEHQEEYREVLVKGMRIHRPDDSGATPADD